The sequence TcggaatgaatgaaaatacaTAATTCAATCCCTTTGGCTAAGCGGCTAATTGTTGAAGGATATTACATTTTcaacaggaaaaaaacaatagtaGAAAGAAAAGCTATGAAATTCACACGTGTTGAGAAAcggaaaaaagataaatttgattttttaacgtttCTAGGTAGAATTCGGAAATTATATTCTACTCGTATCACGGAAATGCATTAGTCTATAATTGAGTTGAAGTctccaataaatttttctaatatttgaaacaaaaattcttaaataatttgaaataacttCAGTGGGAGGTAAATGCTGCTCTTTGGTGAGAAATGTTTCACACATTTTGCGCACCGTGCTCATTTGTTTGCAGTTCACGTCGGGTCGGCCAGTAACAAGTTTTTCGTTCAGTTAATTTTTACGCGTCCGTTTTCTGCTAACTATTTCAATGTGTGCTAAGCAAAACACTTGTTTGACAAATGTGTCTATGTCTATTTCGGGTTGCTTCATGGCAATTCTTAGACCttttgtgcaattttaaacctttttttagAATGTCGGCAGAGACATAGGATGATACAATGATAAAATATGATGAATAAAAACTACAACGAAGAAATAACGTTGAATCGAGAATTGAAAGGAAACTATGATCTTGGATGATTCACACATATTTTGAGAGAGAGTCGAAACAATTGACAACAAAACATCGCAGATAAAGTGTGTCGCTTCTATCTCCAAAAAAGCCTACATCACAAagtctacaaaaaaaaactatcaggACGTattaaaaaagtggaaaaataaCGTGACCAATAGTCTAGGCGGAAGGTACCACAACCAAGCTGCATTACAATCAATAGGTCGGAGGGATCATAAGAATGAGAGGCGAAAGCGCTCCTCTGCGGGAGCACTAACTGGAGCTCGAGGCCCCTCGGCTGAGAAATCGCTTTTTGTCAAAGTGTCTGCGTGTCTTTAAGCTTGGTCTCTTAGCATCGCAACCCATTGAAGATCTTGGTTGGGGGTGTTCAGTAATTGACTCCACGTCATTTTATCTCTTTACTATCTGATTTATCTCTTCACAACAGAAACCATGGTAATATaggaataatttatttgtattttggCAGGGAATCTTCTAATAAATCTTTTAATAAACAATAAACGCGAGTGAAACTTTGACAAGATATAAATCTATCACAAAATAAAACGAACCGTAAGATATAAACATGATCACAAATGCTGTTGGATAAATGGCGTTCAGAATatgaacattgaaaatttcaatataacaACAAAATGTCTCTGGAAATTTCTAACGGAACATTCAAAACTCAACTgtcttttctttaaaaaaaacgaattgttTGATTTGTCAAATAtctaaatattatttttttcagctaataggtcaataactgaaatttcgaaatcaaatgaaaaataattatagttTCGAAGTAATCTCAATAAAATCCGAGCATGAATGGTCTTCGAACATTCTAAGTTctatttcacaaaaacttaGCCATAAATTACTTAAGCGAGAATTGTTaatctcgaatttttaattttttcaaactcaaacAGGTGCCATATCACCAAACATTAAAGTTCTCATTTTGTCTGATAAATTATCTTCCTTTTCAAACGCTTCTTCGTTTACCAACGGAATATTGTTTTTGAGCATCTCAATACTCAACTCCAACAGATAATCGATGCACTCCGTCCtgaacaataatttttggtcCTTTGAAATCACACATTTTCATCATACAACTCACATGATCTTCGTTGATTCCCAAGTCGGGCCCCACACAAAAAGTCCGTGATTCCTGACGAGCACTGCAATTGCTTGGGGATAGTTCTCGAGAACACCTCTTATTGGTTCCTGAAAAAGTGCAATATTGATAAAGCAATCTGGTTGCATTGGTGATCTATTGATTGCACATACCAAAAGTTGGCTTTCACTCGGCATATTGTCTATGATAGGAATGGTCAAAGTGTCGGAGTATTTGAGAGCTTTTCCGGAAAATGGATCGTATATCCCTTTAATATATTCCTGAtgggaaatttcgaaaacgtTGGATTTGATGAGTTGCGTAATGAGGTTGGCACATTTTGAGTGAGTATGAATTACGCATTCgcttcctgaaaataaaaaagattctaaagttatcaaattttttgcaaaataatttgttcaaaaaagagCCAAGTTCATCAATTGAAATAGCTTATAAAGGTTATTTTATTGGTAAACATTTAGTTGTCGAAGTAATGTGGCTTTGATATACAGATTCagattttatgtgaaaaacaaagaaaattatgtaaaaaataattcacgTTAAGATATGCATTACATAAAAGTCAATTGTTTTATCTTTTGGTTTTACCACTGAAGACGTgtattcttgaatttttgaacactattaaaaatcaaaaagtataATCAATTTCATATTTAGCGACTAAATATTCTCACTAAACActacttatttttttctcacttctagcaaaattttccaactaaaGGTAATTCGAAGTTCGTAAAACatcaattatttaatttttcaatctcaaaaatgagtttttttgattgaGCGTTATTTGTTCAACTGTAAAATCTTCATCAACATTTGTGACTCTAGACATCCTGCAAAAGTATCAAATTACCGTTTAAAAACTGCTAACCCActcaattctcaaaaaactgaCCAGTCTCTTTCATAATCAGCGAGAAGAGCACTGAGCACGATGAAACAGTGATCCTTTTGTTAGGCGGTCGTTGAACCTCAGTTTTATCCTTCATATTGTAAACAAACACGTCCTGcctacaaacaaaaaaattaatgttcaaCAACGGAACTAATTGAGTTTTGTAAAAACTCACTCTCGGATACGCTCTTTTTGAAGTGCCGACGGGGATATCATCAACTCACTTCCGGAAATGCATCCCATTGCTCCACCACTTCCACGCATCCAGCCAAGCTTATAAAACTGAATCATCAGTTCTGTGAAATTGCGAATTGTCATTGGCTGAATACAAATAAGTTTCAGagtgaaatgttcaaaattcaattaccTCCTCGTCATTTCTATTGTCAATTGTGGTGTCAACCactaaatctttaaaatttgggTCATTTACAAACTCTACCATAGTTCGCAAATTAATCTCAAACAAATAAAGTTTTAGAACGCAAAAGGTGTATTGTGCTGGTAGAGATAATAAAAAGGCACAGTGTGGCCTGCTCTCTTCAATACTGTCTCGTTTGTGAGTTTCTCTAATCTCTCCGTCTGTGGCAAGCACTCTTGTTGTGTTGGTCTCTTTCTCTCTGATACTAGGAGAGGTCAGACAATTTGTGGTGGCAACATCGATTTTTGGTCATTTCCTGGTTATTCTGGGAAACAAGCTAATTGAACCGCTATGAATGGAAACACAAATACATATAAATAAACATGCACATTTGTAAAAAACTCGGACATTACTCAATAATGCAAtttagaatctgaaaattaagatctaactaaaaaaataaacatttgatAAATTATGGAGAACAAAACACTCTGATTGCTGAAGTTTAATATTCGAAGTATAATCTAAAATCCTCTGGAACTATctgttaatttttctattttaaccATTGTGACCACGAATATAAAATGAAACTTTATTTGACCATACAAACCGCAATGAAACAAACGCTGAGCGGAACGTTGAAACCATACGTCGTCAGCAACTGGGGTGtgggaaaaactgaaatgatAAACAAATCATATCATCTGTGATCCAGGATTTGGAATCCAGAAACACTTTTTCGTATCATCCAGATGCCGTACCGATGTCAATTGTTGAACAAGCGTCTGCGAGAACCTAATGAAAAAGTAGTCATTTCCATATAATGTCGAAAAAGGGAATCGTATAACGTAACAGTGTACAAGACGATCATTGTGATAAATAGAATGCGAACTGCATAGACAAAGACAATCTTTCTCTTCCTGCGCTAACGTAACAATCCTGTTAGCCGTGCACTTTTTTGTCTTGCGTAAGTCTCGAATGCATGATAATACTTGCCGATGGCAATCAAACAAGCATTTGATaagttttttgtctgaaaCGGCAAAAACCCAATTGCGCGCTTATAAAAGGGCGCATCCAGAATCCAGAAGGTATGCGAAACTATGAAGATTGCACTGTATTCTATTCTTCTCATTACCGTTTGTTATTTATCATCTACAGATGCTTATTTATTTGACCCTAAGGCAGTCGATGCTCTTCTTAGAGAAATTCGAGCAAGGTTACAGGCGACAGGCAAAGAGCCTCACGCAAGGAAAATTGAGCAGGAAActgaagaaattaaaaaagaagagCTAATGCAAGCTGAGGATGTGGAAGG comes from Caenorhabditis elegans chromosome X and encodes:
- the ZC373.5 gene encoding putative methylthioribulose-1-phosphate dehydratase (Confirmed by transcript evidence) — translated: MVEFVNDPNFKDLVVDTTIDNRNDEEPMTIRNFTELMIQFYKLGWMRGSGGAMGCISGSELMISPSALQKERIREQDVFVYNMKDKTEVQRPPNKRITVSSCSVLFSLIMKETGSECVIHTHSKCANLITQLIKSNVFEISHQEYIKGIYDPFSGKALKYSDTLTIPIIDNMPSESQLLEPIRGVLENYPQAIAVLVRNHGLFVWGPTWESTKIMTECIDYLLELSIEMLKNNIPLVNEEAFEKEDNLSDKMRTLMFGDMAPV